From the genome of Malus sylvestris chromosome 6, drMalSylv7.2, whole genome shotgun sequence, one region includes:
- the LOC126625015 gene encoding MYB-like transcription factor EOBI, which yields MGHHYCCKQRKVKRGLWSPEEDEKLVRHITTYGHGCWRKVPEQAGLQRCGKSCRLRWLNYLRPDIKRGGFTQEEEKLIIRLHGVVGNRWTHIAKCLPGRTDNEIKNYWNSWIKKKLEKPSSPPTTSPSNLDHQHNYQMGCSYPNQQVFMNQNFIPKPTAARDQILYPSPYPLFMFDAVSLDETTNNNTNVRSADQHFPLARSNNSNNNGTWILDQQQQHQVQAFPSSTAPFTNNNMDAQFLPSLLGSSIGNNNMVPVEVESCSNIDDEEEISMECLQSTTQELNALVHSRQAQQCSSNNFHFWDSVEGPSSSNLRSANILSSFPSYL from the exons ATGGGTCACCACTATTGCTGCaaacaaagaaaggttaagaGAGGGCTTTGGTCCCCTGAGGAAGATGAAAAGCTCGTTAGACACATCACCACATATGGTCATGGCTGTTGGAGAAAAGTTCCTGAGCAAGCTG GGCTTCAAAGGTGCGGTAAGAGCTGCCGCTTGAGATGGCTCAATTACTTGAGACCTGATATCAAAAGAGGAGGGTTtacacaagaggaggagaaattgATTATTAGACTTCATGGGGTTGTAGGAAACAG ATGGACGCATATAGCAAAATGCCTACCCGGAAGAACCGACAATGAGATAAAGAACTACTGGAATTCATGGATTAAAAAGAAGCTAGAAAAGCCTTCTTCACCACCAACCACATCTCCTTCAAATCTTGATCATCAGCACAATTATCAAATGGGTTGCAGTTATCCAAACCAACAAGTTTTTATGAACCAAAATTTTATTCCAAAACCTACAGCAGCTAGGGATCAAATCCTATACCCTTCTCCATACCCTCTATTCATGTTTGACGCTGTTTCACTTGATGAGACTACCAACAACAACACTAATGTACGATCAGCCGATCAGCATTTTCCACTTGCCAGGTCGAATAATTCGAACAACAACGGAACATGGATTTTGGATCAGCAGCAACAGCATCAAGTTCAAGCCTTTCCTTCTTCTACAGCACCATTTACAAACAATAATATGGATGCACAGTTTCTACCATCCCTCCTAGGGTCAAGCATTGGAAACAATAACATGGTTCCTGTTGAAGTGGAGTCATGTAGCAATATTGATGATGAAGAAGAGATTTCAATGGAGTGCTTGCAAAGTACTACACAGGAGCTGAATGCATTGGTACATTCCCGCCAGGCTCAACAGTGTTCATcaaataactttcatttttggGACAGTGTTGAAGGACCATCTTCATCTAATTTGAGATCAGCTAATATATTGTCTTCTTTCCCATCATATCTATAA